The following proteins are encoded in a genomic region of Liolophura sinensis isolate JHLJ2023 chromosome 7, CUHK_Ljap_v2, whole genome shotgun sequence:
- the LOC135471122 gene encoding uncharacterized protein LOC135471122 isoform X8, whose protein sequence is MGVTLERVQFKFASIIGELCSEPDILSQFAVWVDLRIAEYKLKGSISLDCSGETPDPVWLKGIKSALLAKELALKSQPRTPSFNRRKATPHPLKPPLTRPATVTRDSGDEVHPVLSSTPINNRSSTSARLSPLVIKEEPDDVYPISLHVHNPDSRKHPYTVDSDTEQPQSAKRKRFEDTSPEDAPANESLMSIIGLNDTADKTDTVLTQEDSVSNEIDLLMAQELSEKARQDADVIAAEITEQSFSSLSTSSNLVSSRLGQGNNQNESCFTRGIPEHKAPQGEGRLSCIDRRLRSHVKVFERKQGALAKEINPCRIKSKAGVSSGYWFFTTKPKYRQWHKMSHSDISAMDTG, encoded by the exons ATGGGTGTGACATTAGAGAGAGTGCAGTTCAAATTTGCCTCTATCATTGGAGAACTCTGCAGTGAGCCAGACATCCTATCACAGTTTGCTGTCTGGGTGGATCTTAGGATAGCAGAATACAAATTAAAAGGCTCAATTTCTTTAG ATTGCTCCGGTGAAACACCAGATCCAGTATGGCTGAAAGGAATAAAAAGTGCTCTTCTGGCCAAAGAACTTGCTTTAAAGTCTCAGCCAAGAACACCTAGTTTTAATCGTCGTAAAGCCACTCCACACCCACTAAAGCCTCCATTAACTCGACCTGCCACAGTTACAAGAGACAGTGGTGACGAGGTTCATCCTGTGTTGAGCTCAACCCCAATTAACAATAGATCCAGCACTTCAGctagattatctccccttgttatAAAGGAAGAACCTGATGATGTTTATCCTATaagcttacatgtgcataaTCCAGACAGTCGCAAACATCCCTATACTGTTGACTCTGATACTGAACAGCCTCAGTCAGCCAAACGGAAAAGATTTGAGGACACATCTCCTGAAGATGCCCCAGCTAATGAAAGTCTGATGTCCATTATTGGGTTAAATGATACGGCGGACAAAACGGACACTGTACTGACCCAGGAAGACAGTGTTTCCAATGAAATAGACTTGCTCATGGCTCAAGAATTGTCTGAGAAGGCAAGACAGGATGCAGATGTTATCGCAGCAGAAATTACAGAGCAATCTTTTTCATCACTGTCAACATCGTCTAATCTTGTGTCTAGCAGGCTTGGACAGGGAAACAATCAAAATG AATCCTGCTTCACTCGTGGCATTCCAGAGCATAAGGCTCCCCAAGGGGAAGGTCGGCTGAGCTGCATTGATAGGCGATTACGAAGTCATGTAAAAGTGTTTGAGAG AAAGCAGGGAGCACTGGCCAAAGAAATCAATCCTTGTCGAATCAAGTCAAAGGCAGGTGTCTCCTCTGGTTACTGGTTCTTCACAACAAAACCAAAGTATAGACAGTGGCACAAGATGTCGCATTCGGACATTTCAGCGATGGATACAGGCTAA
- the LOC135471122 gene encoding uncharacterized protein LOC135471122 isoform X1 has translation MGVTLERVQFKFASIIGELCSEPDILSQFAVWVDLRIAEYKLKGSISLDCSGETPDPVWLKGIKSALLAKELALKSQPRTPSFNRRKATPHPLKPPLTRPATVTRDSGDEVHPVLSSTPINNRSSTSARLSPLVIKEEPDDVYPISLHVHNPDSRKHPYTVDSDTEQPQSAKRKRFEDTSPEDAPANESLMSIIGLNDTADKTDTVLTQEDSVSNEIDLLMAQELSEKARQDADVIAAEITEQSFSSLSTSSNLVSSRLGQGNNQNESCFTRGIPEHKAPQGEGRLSCIDRRLRSHVKVFERWLQCEPYCDFRPIEDIPPPELNNYLADFFPMVKTQSESREHWPKKSILVESSQRQVSPLVTGSSQQNQSIDSGTRCRIRTFQRWIQAKPFNELRDIGNIPPVELDKYLAKFFTAVKTQTGGNFSRKSFYLLRSCLDRYLQSISYPLSISHSREFFRSQVAFRLRLRSIALGTTETVPDEQDIFFPGQKA, from the exons ATGGGTGTGACATTAGAGAGAGTGCAGTTCAAATTTGCCTCTATCATTGGAGAACTCTGCAGTGAGCCAGACATCCTATCACAGTTTGCTGTCTGGGTGGATCTTAGGATAGCAGAATACAAATTAAAAGGCTCAATTTCTTTAG ATTGCTCCGGTGAAACACCAGATCCAGTATGGCTGAAAGGAATAAAAAGTGCTCTTCTGGCCAAAGAACTTGCTTTAAAGTCTCAGCCAAGAACACCTAGTTTTAATCGTCGTAAAGCCACTCCACACCCACTAAAGCCTCCATTAACTCGACCTGCCACAGTTACAAGAGACAGTGGTGACGAGGTTCATCCTGTGTTGAGCTCAACCCCAATTAACAATAGATCCAGCACTTCAGctagattatctccccttgttatAAAGGAAGAACCTGATGATGTTTATCCTATaagcttacatgtgcataaTCCAGACAGTCGCAAACATCCCTATACTGTTGACTCTGATACTGAACAGCCTCAGTCAGCCAAACGGAAAAGATTTGAGGACACATCTCCTGAAGATGCCCCAGCTAATGAAAGTCTGATGTCCATTATTGGGTTAAATGATACGGCGGACAAAACGGACACTGTACTGACCCAGGAAGACAGTGTTTCCAATGAAATAGACTTGCTCATGGCTCAAGAATTGTCTGAGAAGGCAAGACAGGATGCAGATGTTATCGCAGCAGAAATTACAGAGCAATCTTTTTCATCACTGTCAACATCGTCTAATCTTGTGTCTAGCAGGCTTGGACAGGGAAACAATCAAAATG AATCCTGCTTCACTCGTGGCATTCCAGAGCATAAGGCTCCCCAAGGGGAAGGTCGGCTGAGCTGCATTGATAGGCGATTACGAAGTCATGTAAAAGTGTTTGAGAGGTGGCTACAATGTGAACCCTATTGTGATTTCAGGCCTATTGAAGATATCCCACCACCTGAACTTAACAATTACTTGGCAGACTTTTTTCCTATGGTCAAAACACAGAGTG AAAGCAGGGAGCACTGGCCAAAGAAATCAATCCTTGTCGAATCAAGTCAAAGGCAGGTGTCTCCTCTGGTTACTGGTTCTTCACAACAAAACCAAAGTATAGACAGTGGCACAAGATGTCGCATTCGGACATTTCAGCGATGGATACAGGCTAAACCATTCAATGAGCTCAGAGACATTGGGAATATCCCCCCTGTTGAATTAGACAAATATTTAGCAAAGTTTTTCACAGCTGTTAAAACACAGACTGGTGGAAACTTTTCAAGAaagtcattttatttgttaagaTCATGTTTGGATCGCTACCTTCAGAGTATATCTTATCCATTGTCCATTTCTCATTCTCGTGAATTCTTCAGAAGCCAAGTGGCTTTCAGGCTAAGATTGCGCTCAATAGCACTAGGGACAACAGAAACAGTCCCAGATGAACAAGACATTTTCTTTCCAGGGCAGAAGGCTTAA
- the LOC135471122 gene encoding uncharacterized protein LOC135471122 isoform X3 has translation MGVTLERVQFKFASIIGELCSEPDILSQFAVWVDLRIAEYKLKGSISLDCSGETPDPVWLKGIKSALLAKELALKSQPRTPSFNRRKATPHPLKPPLTRPATVTRDSGDEVHPVLSSTPINNRSSTSARLSPLVIKEEPDDVYPISLHVHNPDSRKHPYTVDSDTEQPQSAKRKRFEDTSPEDAPANESLMSIIGLNDTADKTDTVLTQEDSVSNEIDLLMAQELSEKARQDADVIAAEITEQSFSSLSTSSNLVSSRLGQGNNQNESCFTRGIPEHKAPQGEGRLSCIDRRLRSHVKVFERWLQCEPYCDFRPIEDIPPPELNNYLADFFPMVKTQSGEEFTPKSLCRLRSSLERYLRDQNYPESITHSDVFLSSKLAYKTKMSLLEHAALLNIATVGRVDTGNAVTSEAEPQTQTIAHIN, from the exons ATGGGTGTGACATTAGAGAGAGTGCAGTTCAAATTTGCCTCTATCATTGGAGAACTCTGCAGTGAGCCAGACATCCTATCACAGTTTGCTGTCTGGGTGGATCTTAGGATAGCAGAATACAAATTAAAAGGCTCAATTTCTTTAG ATTGCTCCGGTGAAACACCAGATCCAGTATGGCTGAAAGGAATAAAAAGTGCTCTTCTGGCCAAAGAACTTGCTTTAAAGTCTCAGCCAAGAACACCTAGTTTTAATCGTCGTAAAGCCACTCCACACCCACTAAAGCCTCCATTAACTCGACCTGCCACAGTTACAAGAGACAGTGGTGACGAGGTTCATCCTGTGTTGAGCTCAACCCCAATTAACAATAGATCCAGCACTTCAGctagattatctccccttgttatAAAGGAAGAACCTGATGATGTTTATCCTATaagcttacatgtgcataaTCCAGACAGTCGCAAACATCCCTATACTGTTGACTCTGATACTGAACAGCCTCAGTCAGCCAAACGGAAAAGATTTGAGGACACATCTCCTGAAGATGCCCCAGCTAATGAAAGTCTGATGTCCATTATTGGGTTAAATGATACGGCGGACAAAACGGACACTGTACTGACCCAGGAAGACAGTGTTTCCAATGAAATAGACTTGCTCATGGCTCAAGAATTGTCTGAGAAGGCAAGACAGGATGCAGATGTTATCGCAGCAGAAATTACAGAGCAATCTTTTTCATCACTGTCAACATCGTCTAATCTTGTGTCTAGCAGGCTTGGACAGGGAAACAATCAAAATG AATCCTGCTTCACTCGTGGCATTCCAGAGCATAAGGCTCCCCAAGGGGAAGGTCGGCTGAGCTGCATTGATAGGCGATTACGAAGTCATGTAAAAGTGTTTGAGAGGTGGCTACAATGTGAACCCTATTGTGATTTCAGGCCTATTGAAGATATCCCACCACCTGAACTTAACAATTACTTGGCAGACTTTTTTCCTATGGTCAAAACACAGAGTGGTGAGGAGTTCACTCCTAAATCTCTGTGTCGCTTGAGATCAAGCCTGGAGAGATATCTTAGAGACCAAAACTATCCAGAGTCAATAACCCACTCAGATGTCTTTCTCTCTAGTAAACTTgcctacaaaacaaaaatgagtcTCCTTGAACATGCTGCTCTTCTCAATATTGCTACTGTGGGAAGGGTGGATACAGGAAATGCAGTCACATCTGAGGCAGAACCACAAACTCAGACAATTGCTCACATTAACTGA
- the LOC135471122 gene encoding uncharacterized protein LOC135471122 isoform X4, which yields MGVTLERVQFKFASIIGELCSEPDILSQFAVWVDLRIAEYKLKGSISLDCSGETPDPVWLKGIKSALLAKELALKSQPRTPSFNRRKATPHPLKPPLTRPATVTRDSGDEVHPVLSSTPINNRSSTSARLSPLVIKEEPDDVYPISLHVHNPDSRKHPYTVDSDTEQPQSAKRKRFEDTSPEDAPANESLMSIIGLNDTADKTDTVLTQEDSVSNEIDLLMAQELSEKARQDADVIAAEITEQSFSSLSTSSNLVSSRLGQGNNQNESREHWPKKSILVESSQRQVSPLVTGSSQQNQSIDSGTRCRIRTFQRWIQAKPFNELRDIGNIPPVELDKYLAKFFTAVKTQTGGNFSRKSFYLLRSCLDRYLQSISYPLSISHSREFFRSQVAFRLRLRSIALGTTETVPDEQDIFFPGQKA from the exons ATGGGTGTGACATTAGAGAGAGTGCAGTTCAAATTTGCCTCTATCATTGGAGAACTCTGCAGTGAGCCAGACATCCTATCACAGTTTGCTGTCTGGGTGGATCTTAGGATAGCAGAATACAAATTAAAAGGCTCAATTTCTTTAG ATTGCTCCGGTGAAACACCAGATCCAGTATGGCTGAAAGGAATAAAAAGTGCTCTTCTGGCCAAAGAACTTGCTTTAAAGTCTCAGCCAAGAACACCTAGTTTTAATCGTCGTAAAGCCACTCCACACCCACTAAAGCCTCCATTAACTCGACCTGCCACAGTTACAAGAGACAGTGGTGACGAGGTTCATCCTGTGTTGAGCTCAACCCCAATTAACAATAGATCCAGCACTTCAGctagattatctccccttgttatAAAGGAAGAACCTGATGATGTTTATCCTATaagcttacatgtgcataaTCCAGACAGTCGCAAACATCCCTATACTGTTGACTCTGATACTGAACAGCCTCAGTCAGCCAAACGGAAAAGATTTGAGGACACATCTCCTGAAGATGCCCCAGCTAATGAAAGTCTGATGTCCATTATTGGGTTAAATGATACGGCGGACAAAACGGACACTGTACTGACCCAGGAAGACAGTGTTTCCAATGAAATAGACTTGCTCATGGCTCAAGAATTGTCTGAGAAGGCAAGACAGGATGCAGATGTTATCGCAGCAGAAATTACAGAGCAATCTTTTTCATCACTGTCAACATCGTCTAATCTTGTGTCTAGCAGGCTTGGACAGGGAAACAATCAAAATG AAAGCAGGGAGCACTGGCCAAAGAAATCAATCCTTGTCGAATCAAGTCAAAGGCAGGTGTCTCCTCTGGTTACTGGTTCTTCACAACAAAACCAAAGTATAGACAGTGGCACAAGATGTCGCATTCGGACATTTCAGCGATGGATACAGGCTAAACCATTCAATGAGCTCAGAGACATTGGGAATATCCCCCCTGTTGAATTAGACAAATATTTAGCAAAGTTTTTCACAGCTGTTAAAACACAGACTGGTGGAAACTTTTCAAGAaagtcattttatttgttaagaTCATGTTTGGATCGCTACCTTCAGAGTATATCTTATCCATTGTCCATTTCTCATTCTCGTGAATTCTTCAGAAGCCAAGTGGCTTTCAGGCTAAGATTGCGCTCAATAGCACTAGGGACAACAGAAACAGTCCCAGATGAACAAGACATTTTCTTTCCAGGGCAGAAGGCTTAA